A genome region from Brassica oleracea var. oleracea cultivar TO1000 chromosome C2, BOL, whole genome shotgun sequence includes the following:
- the LOC106324376 gene encoding uncharacterized protein LOC106324376, translating to MASSSGNRKYPPRHYEIRKTPIQNRSMNHSCFLSNNQTVEENVGADVWSELRKSAVGVIIKLKELDYTWSAKYWDVGHEDFWVEMKVPISEGPKLNELQALFPIIRNWPREKRLMVGLLCLLSIGIFGISSNSRIPLHCAKRVMDPAAFQRYPWGRVGFTSLVDSIKVLTYVGKESYTLRGCVHALAIWIYESVPGLGDENYVFHYSPINMKSKMPL from the exons ATGGCTTCATCTTCGGGTAATAGGAAGTATCCTCCACGGCATTACGAGATTAGGAAAACGCCTATCCAAAACAGGAGCATGAACCACAGTTGTTTTCTATCCAACAATCAAACCGTGGAAGAAAATGTGGGCGCAGACGTTTGGTCTGAGTTGAGAAAATCAGCTGTTGGTGTGATTATCAAGCTAAAGGAGTTGGATTACACTTGGTCTGCGAAATAT TGGGATGTGGGTCATGAAGACTTTTGGGTGGAGATGAAAGTTCCAATTTCTGAAGGACCCAAGCTTAATGAACTTCAAGCCCTTTTTCCGATCATCAGAAACTGGCCTAGAGAGAAGCGGTTAATGGTTGGCTTGTTGTGTCTTTTATCCATTGGGATATTTGGCATTTCGAGCAATAGTAGAATACCACTGCATTGTGCGAAAAGGGTGATGGATCCAGCAGCTTTCCAACGTTATCCATGGGGTCGTGTAGGATTTACCAGCCTTGTGGATTCCATTAAAGTTCTAACATACGTAGGAAAGGAGAGTTACACGCTTCGTGGTTGTGTTCATGCACTGGCAATTTGGATATACGAGTCTGTGCCAGGTTTAGGAGACGAGAATTATGTGTTCCATTATTCTCCAATCAATATGAAATCAAAGATGCCATTGTAA
- the LOC106324378 gene encoding uncharacterized protein LOC106324378: MGWSVGDGTMINAWNDPWLSSTQQLRPMGEAVKKCKELEIQRIRCESDSSQLIKALNSIVEPPEIYGIVADIRIECADFESFSFDWIPHGRNSDADTLAKQALCLVTVAQTA; encoded by the coding sequence ATGGGGTGGTCTGTGGGAGACGGTACCATGATTAACGCATGGAACGATCCATGGCTTAGCTCCACGCAACAGCTACGGCCAATGGGGGAAGCAGTAAAGAAATGCAAAGAGCTGGAGATCCAGCGAATTCGTTGCGAGTCGGATTCGTCGCAGCTTATCAAAGCTTTAAACTCGATTGTAGAACCACCTGAGATCTATGGTATTGTAGCAGACATTAGGATAGAGTGTGCTGATTTTGAGTCTTTTTCTTTTGATTGGATTCCTCATGGAAGGAATTCTGATGCTGATACTTTGGCAAAACAAGCACTATGCCTTGTAACGGTTGCACAAACCGCTTGA
- the LOC106324380 gene encoding GDSL esterase/lipase At3g27950-like, translating into MGLILRLAALASAPPLLCFSQFHLGTQVSQFIHFKTRTLSLYNQTNGKTPFCKGVLARPKDFSKALYIFDIGQNDLAIGFQNMTEEQLKATIPAIIESFTTAIKLLYKEGARFFSIHNTGPTGCLPYLLKSFPATPRDQYGCLKPLNNVAIEFNKQLKQKISELNKELPYSLLTYVDLYSAKSHLITKAKNLGFVDPFDYCCVGAVGRGMGCGKTIFPNGTELYSSSHNPEVLWAQRSDKVYLTVALPDAKDISVKCEPQGLFTFSALGTLGKLFEFSLELYGKVVPEYRKNVTNWNLLHQSRLEQMLRQPDDESAFVDEDCESSDDDELLCKFQQP; encoded by the exons ATGGGGCTAATTTTGCGACTGGCGGCTCTTGCATCCGCCCCACCGTTGCTTTGTTTTAGTCAGTTCCATCTTGGAACTCAAGTGTCTCAGTTCATTCACTTCAAGACTCGTACATTGTCTCTTTACAACCAAACCAATG GAAAAACTCCATTCTGCAAAGGAGTCCTTGCACGGCCTAAAGATTTCTCAAAGGCTCTTTATATTTTCGATATCGGTCAGAATGATCTCGCCATCGGGTTCCAAAACATGACAGAGGAACAACTCAAAGCAACTATACCGGCAATCATCGAAAGCTTCACTACTGCTATAAAA TTGCTGTACAAAGAAGGAGCAAGATTCTTCTCAATTCACAACACCGGACCAACGGGCTGTTTACCCTATCTTCTGAAATCATTTCCGGCTACACCGCGAGATCAGTATGGTTGCTTGAAGCCTCTAAACAATGTGGCAATTGAGTTCAACAAACAACTCAAGCAGAAAATCTCTGAACTGAACAAAGAGTTACCTTATTCTCTCTTAACTTATGTTGATCTCTACTCAGCCAAAAGCCATTTGATCACCAAAGCAAAGAATCTTG GTTTTGTTGATCCTTTTGATTATTGTTGCGTTGGGGCAGTCGGACGTGGAATGGGATGCGGAAAGACAATATTTCCAAATGGAACAGAACTTTATAGTTCTTC TCATAACCCGGAGGTTCTTTGGGCTCAGCGGTCTGATAAGGTTTACCTAACCGTCGCCTTACCTGATGCAAAGGACATTTCAGTCAAATGTGAGCCTCAGGGCCTATTCACTTTCTCTGCTCTTGGCACCCTAGGCAAGCTCTTTGAGTTCAGCTTGGAGCTATATGGGAAGGTTGTGCCA GAGTATAGGAAGAACGTTACAAACTGGAACCTCTTACATCAAAGTAGACTGGAACAAATG CTGAGACAGCCTGATGATGAGAGTGCA TTTGTTGATGAAGATTGTGAGAGCAGTGATGATGATGAATTGCTTTGTAAGTTTCAACAACCTTAA
- the LOC106325095 gene encoding apoptosis-enhancing nuclease-like isoform X1, with protein sequence MDCRSSMESSETLRNKCAACYKQFNKLEHLVEHMKISYHSGHEPMCGVCKKHCRSFESLREHLIGPLPKQECKNIFSFRGCRFCLMILETPNARRIHQERCQFSSVNAGLTTRMAALGVRDKAMIDYTSSRSPKVVALSCKMVGGGSDGSLDLCARVCITDESDNVVFHTYVKPSMPVTNYRYEKTGIRPENLRDAMPLKHAQRKIQEFLCNGEPMWKIRPRGGKGRILVGHGLDHDLDRLQLEYPSSMIRDTAKYPPLMKTSKLSNSLKYLTQAYLGYDVHVGIQDPYEDCVATMRLYTRMRYQKHKIEAYPLAADAHNRSNQVAWRQNEFERMSPDEMLSISRSDYCCWCLDSLA encoded by the exons ATGGATTGCAGATCATCTATGGAGTCATCGGAAACCCTAAG GAACAAGTGCGCAGCTTGTTATAAACAATTCAACAAATTAGAACATTTAGTGGAGCACATGAAGATCTCGTATCACTCCGGTCATGAGCCTATGTGTGGCGTTTGCAAGAAACATTGCCGATCTTTTGAGTCCCTCCGGGAACATCTCATAG GGCCATTGCCAAAACAAGAATGCAAGAACATTTTCAGCTTTCGCGGATGCAGATTCTGCTTGATGATCCTCGAAACCCCGAACGCTCGTAGGATCCATCAAGAGAGATGCCAATTTTCGAGCGTCAATGCT GGATTGACGACTCGTATGGCGGCCTTAGGCGTAAGAGATAAGGCCATGATCGACTACACGTCGTCTAGATCCCCAAAAGTGGTTGCACTCTCTTGCAAGATGGTAGGAGGGGGAAGCGACGGGTCGCTGGATCTATGCGCAAGGGTTTGCATAACGGATGAGAGCGACAACGTTGTTTTCCATACGTACGTGAAACCGTCAATGCCCGTGACGAACTATAGGTATGAGAAGACCGGCATACGTCCGGAGAATCTAAGGGACGCAATGCCCTTGAAACATGCACAAAGAAAGATTCAAGAGTTTCTTTGTAATGGAGAACCCATGTGGAAGATTCGTCCAAGAGGTGGGAAAGGGAGGATTCTCGTGGGACATGGCCTCGATCACGATCTTGACCGCCTTCAACTTGAATATCCTTCTTCCATGATAAG GGATACTGCGAAATACCCTCCGTTGATGAAAACAAGCAAGCTGAGCAATTCCCTCAAGTACTTGACCCAAGCCTATCTCGG GTATGATGTTCATGTTGGGATACAAGACCCATACGAAGATTGTGTAGCGACGATGAGGCTTTACACGAGAATGAGATATCAGAAACACAAGATTGAAGCTTATCCTTTAGCTGCCGACGCGCACAACCGTAGCAATCAAGTGGCTTGGAGGCAGAACGAGTTCGAGAGGATGTCTCCTGATGAAATGCTTTCCATCTCTCGATCCGACTACTGTTGCTGGTGCTTGGACTCCCTCGCCTGA
- the LOC106325095 gene encoding RNA exonuclease 4-like isoform X2, producing MESSETLRNKCAACYKQFNKLEHLVEHMKISYHSGHEPMCGVCKKHCRSFESLREHLIGPLPKQECKNIFSFRGCRFCLMILETPNARRIHQERCQFSSVNAGLTTRMAALGVRDKAMIDYTSSRSPKVVALSCKMVGGGSDGSLDLCARVCITDESDNVVFHTYVKPSMPVTNYRYEKTGIRPENLRDAMPLKHAQRKIQEFLCNGEPMWKIRPRGGKGRILVGHGLDHDLDRLQLEYPSSMIRDTAKYPPLMKTSKLSNSLKYLTQAYLGYDVHVGIQDPYEDCVATMRLYTRMRYQKHKIEAYPLAADAHNRSNQVAWRQNEFERMSPDEMLSISRSDYCCWCLDSLA from the exons ATGGAGTCATCGGAAACCCTAAG GAACAAGTGCGCAGCTTGTTATAAACAATTCAACAAATTAGAACATTTAGTGGAGCACATGAAGATCTCGTATCACTCCGGTCATGAGCCTATGTGTGGCGTTTGCAAGAAACATTGCCGATCTTTTGAGTCCCTCCGGGAACATCTCATAG GGCCATTGCCAAAACAAGAATGCAAGAACATTTTCAGCTTTCGCGGATGCAGATTCTGCTTGATGATCCTCGAAACCCCGAACGCTCGTAGGATCCATCAAGAGAGATGCCAATTTTCGAGCGTCAATGCT GGATTGACGACTCGTATGGCGGCCTTAGGCGTAAGAGATAAGGCCATGATCGACTACACGTCGTCTAGATCCCCAAAAGTGGTTGCACTCTCTTGCAAGATGGTAGGAGGGGGAAGCGACGGGTCGCTGGATCTATGCGCAAGGGTTTGCATAACGGATGAGAGCGACAACGTTGTTTTCCATACGTACGTGAAACCGTCAATGCCCGTGACGAACTATAGGTATGAGAAGACCGGCATACGTCCGGAGAATCTAAGGGACGCAATGCCCTTGAAACATGCACAAAGAAAGATTCAAGAGTTTCTTTGTAATGGAGAACCCATGTGGAAGATTCGTCCAAGAGGTGGGAAAGGGAGGATTCTCGTGGGACATGGCCTCGATCACGATCTTGACCGCCTTCAACTTGAATATCCTTCTTCCATGATAAG GGATACTGCGAAATACCCTCCGTTGATGAAAACAAGCAAGCTGAGCAATTCCCTCAAGTACTTGACCCAAGCCTATCTCGG GTATGATGTTCATGTTGGGATACAAGACCCATACGAAGATTGTGTAGCGACGATGAGGCTTTACACGAGAATGAGATATCAGAAACACAAGATTGAAGCTTATCCTTTAGCTGCCGACGCGCACAACCGTAGCAATCAAGTGGCTTGGAGGCAGAACGAGTTCGAGAGGATGTCTCCTGATGAAATGCTTTCCATCTCTCGATCCGACTACTGTTGCTGGTGCTTGGACTCCCTCGCCTGA
- the LOC106325799 gene encoding bidirectional sugar transporter SWEET4-like isoform X1 — translation MVSATVARNIAGIFGNIISLFLFLSPIPTFITIYKMKKVEEYKADPYLATVLNCALWVFYGLPIVHPDSLLVITINVTGLAIELFYLSVFFYFSPTQGKVKVKVGIWLIGEMVFVGIVATCTLLLFNTHNPRSTFVGIICVIFISIMYIAPLTIMSKVIKTKSVKYMPFSLSLANFMNGVIWVIYALIKFDLFILIGNGLGTIPGAVQLILYACYYKTTPKDEEEENLSKANLQLSGNEEHAKRVSA, via the exons ATGGTTAGCGCGACAGTTGCAAGAAACATTGCCGGCATTTTTG GAAATATCATCTCCTTGTTCTTGTTCCTCTCTCCCAT ACCAACATTCATAACAATATACAAGATGAAGAAGGTGGAGGAATACAAAGCCGACCCGTACTTAGCCACCGTGCTGAATTGCGCATTATGGGTCTTTTATGGCTTACCAATAGTCCATCCAGATAGCCTTCTTGTGATCACTATTAATGTCACTGGTTTGGCCATTGAGCTCTTCTATCTCTCCGTCTTCTTCTACTTTTCTCCCACCCAAGGCAAG GTGAAAGTGAAAGTGGGGATATGGCTGATAGGAGAGATGGTGTTTGTTGGAATAGTAGCCACATGCACATTGCTATTGTTCAACACACATAACCCGAGATCTACTTTTGTTGGAATCATTTGTGTCATTTTTATTAGCATCATGTATATTGCTCCTCTAACCATCATG AGTAAGGTGATCAAGACCAAAAGTGTGAAGTACATGCCGTTTTCTCTCTCACTTGCCAACTTTATGAACGGAGTTATTTGGGTTATTTATGCCCTTATTAAATTCGATCTTTTCATTTTG ATTGGAAATGGACTAGGAACAATACCAGGAGCAGTACAGCTTATACTATATGCTTGTTATTACAAGACAACACCAAAAGATGAAGAAGAGGAGAATCTTTCTAAGGCTAACTTGCAACTCAGTGGCAACGAGGAACATGCAAAGCGAGTTTCAGCTTGA
- the LOC106325799 gene encoding bidirectional sugar transporter SWEET4-like isoform X2: protein MVSATVARNIAGIFGNIISLFLFLSPIPTFITIYKMKKVEEYKADPYLATVLNCALWVFYGLPIVHPDSLLVITINVTGLAIELFYLSVFFYFSPTQGKVKVGIWLIGEMVFVGIVATCTLLLFNTHNPRSTFVGIICVIFISIMYIAPLTIMSKVIKTKSVKYMPFSLSLANFMNGVIWVIYALIKFDLFILIGNGLGTIPGAVQLILYACYYKTTPKDEEEENLSKANLQLSGNEEHAKRVSA from the exons ATGGTTAGCGCGACAGTTGCAAGAAACATTGCCGGCATTTTTG GAAATATCATCTCCTTGTTCTTGTTCCTCTCTCCCAT ACCAACATTCATAACAATATACAAGATGAAGAAGGTGGAGGAATACAAAGCCGACCCGTACTTAGCCACCGTGCTGAATTGCGCATTATGGGTCTTTTATGGCTTACCAATAGTCCATCCAGATAGCCTTCTTGTGATCACTATTAATGTCACTGGTTTGGCCATTGAGCTCTTCTATCTCTCCGTCTTCTTCTACTTTTCTCCCACCCAAGGCAAG GTGAAAGTGGGGATATGGCTGATAGGAGAGATGGTGTTTGTTGGAATAGTAGCCACATGCACATTGCTATTGTTCAACACACATAACCCGAGATCTACTTTTGTTGGAATCATTTGTGTCATTTTTATTAGCATCATGTATATTGCTCCTCTAACCATCATG AGTAAGGTGATCAAGACCAAAAGTGTGAAGTACATGCCGTTTTCTCTCTCACTTGCCAACTTTATGAACGGAGTTATTTGGGTTATTTATGCCCTTATTAAATTCGATCTTTTCATTTTG ATTGGAAATGGACTAGGAACAATACCAGGAGCAGTACAGCTTATACTATATGCTTGTTATTACAAGACAACACCAAAAGATGAAGAAGAGGAGAATCTTTCTAAGGCTAACTTGCAACTCAGTGGCAACGAGGAACATGCAAAGCGAGTTTCAGCTTGA
- the LOC106324381 gene encoding zinc finger BED domain-containing protein RICESLEEPER 1-like produces the protein MSIAVQLLESLKEWRIDKKVFSVTLDNATNTAGVVESGWLILDASTRWNSTYYMLERALKYRKAFVKLETFDKKGYKTAPTAEEWTKAANICDFLGPFAVITSLMSGSNYPTANLYFYQVWLIHDWLRRNEESDDEIVRHMVPPMKEKFNKYWDEVSCVFAMVVVFDPRFKLSIVEFCLGKLDMSTRDAKVKNLREKLSILFETYDKKSKNNSPSTEPVWECFAQSLCGRINGTDFFAFRKVRGIVSGKTPLQAYLEEPPLDITNFQSLDILDWWKDNAHQYGDLAAMALICTRNWIKGYESYAHDEDINGDDDGEEEKLPTFKSIVDGEYEDE, from the exons ATGAGTATTGCGGTTCAACTCCTTGAGTCACTGAAAGAGTGGAGAATTGATAAGAAGGTGTTCTCAGTCACATTAGATAATGCTACAA ATACTGCGGGTGTAGTAGAAAGTGGGTGGCTAATACTGGATGCGTCGACCAGATGGAACTCAACGTACTATATGCTTGAAAGAGCCCTCAAGTACCGTAAAGCATTTGTTAAGTTGGAGACATTTGATAAGAAGGGCTATAAAACAGCGCCCACAGCCGAGGAATGGACTAAAGCAGCCAATATCTGCGATTTTTTGGGTCCTTTTGCTGTGATCACAAGCTTGATGTCTGGTTCGAATTACCCGACTGCAAACCTGTATTTCTATCAGGTTTGGTTGATCCATGATTGGCTTCGGAGAAATGAGGAAAGCGACGATGAGATTGTCAGACACATGGTGCCACCGATGAAGGAGAAGTTTAACAAATATTGGGATGAAGTTAGTTGTGTTTTTGCAATGGTAGTAGTCTTTGATCCACGGTTTAAGCTTTCAATTGTCGAATTTTGTTTAGGGAAACTTGACATGAGTACACGTGATGCAAAGGTGAAGAACTTGCGTGAGAAGCTCAGTATTCTGTTTGAGACATACGACAAAAAATCAAAGAATAACTCACCTTCTACTGAGCCTGTGTGGGAATGTTTCGCACAAAGCCTGTGTGGCAGAATCAATGGGACT GATTTCTTTGCATTTCGCAAAGTCCGTGGCATTGTGAGTGGAAAGACACCTCTACAAGCTTATCTTGAAGAACCACCTTTGGACATTACTAATTTCCAGAGCTTGGACATCCTTGACTGGTGGAAAGATAATGCGCATCAGTATGGTGACTTGGCTGCAATG GCTTTGATATGCACTAGGAATTGGATCAAGGGATATGAATCTTATGCACATG ATGAAGATATCAATGGTGATGATGATGGTGAAGAAGAGAAATTACCAACATTTAAGTCCATTGTTGATGGGGAATATGAAGATGAGTAG